One genomic segment of Drosophila melanogaster chromosome 3R includes these proteins:
- the Usp1 gene encoding ubiquitin specific protease 1, isoform E — protein MHEYDVNERKEEPASLPPTQNETTEINSQLRQDQQNQEQENPLRQQDNSHPPQENPINQQEKDTLQVSVLYPLVVCAQLADSQLVLTADTPKLSPVKKRQRRVYVADTLRCYSLRSRQEPATKDPLEGGLKQPDVVPPPPPVQAPSPTPTESTEYTPPEQFKSEFWNRIEEAQEPKPVGKKRRTPGGLKRTRGNKLLKELEIQSPETAAAIAAAQAELNAAGKSGAAGARSSRKRTNTMSLYDRRFQTTTEERRVANGYGGNAARSVTGSSSNEIESQEPQSHQYYGPNGGSNAAGAGAGLNGSAAALNHAPSMGTLCNIGNSCYLNSVVYTLRFAPHFLHNLHHLIQDLNVVQQTIVRQQTARSASLGKNVSAAQLEHARSWSSKDLATSTDQYSGQNGGVNSGNGGSGSSKSTHQSVTEKLHELYNNLHGNEMADSTEPYHADTLLHAIQDVNATFEGNQQQDAHEFLMCVLNCIRETNQSLIKAIGECPEVIANGYIANPDEVDTGEGQDRTDSTASQNLNAGNGSLATSQTTTTKTSFFSRKSKRKDEVKPSKSTRVQSPLKENSPTAGGITGAGTAHATANSLFYLNTVDLSGASSTSGSASTSASGVVSTSAALPTPPQATKYSSDDEMNSATVLKDKMRLEERIRELNLNFFSSDFEGIVVLTTKCLSCETITRQKQGMLDISVPVPISGYDNADLQDKPSTYIQNSCITKEYFRGENKYSCNQCTGYTEAIRSISYEVLPRLLVIQLNRFSGGMEKVSTYVPTTFTLPCFCATCCELGEGNKLHVYKLYSVITHVGATLTVGHYIAYTCFLDLASDYVNCPKDRRNTMTNSQTMASQAVPSNENAAPNNGSSSVASTPVIAAASALASSGNILMKKMKFGRSKASSSGDMSKNVKQVNGIISKNITNGIGKLSISTTCQGVNCCAMRLCCTQQTSSSNSTSCSDFSEESLQNGSNSNLSFGGSGSTYPTGYGSTGRGGVRANYAHGGPDPIWYMCDDDKIKAMTQREFEELLSPTRKITITPYLLFYARFDLQPQKATPPMPGSSTTPPPPSSAQSSWSNENVSSGSHKI, from the exons ATGCACGAATATGACGTAAATGAGCGCAAAGAGGAACCAGCCAGTCTTCCACCCACACAAAACGAGACCACTGAAATCAACAGCCAGCTACGACAGGATCAGCAAAATCAGGAACAGGAGAATCCCCTACGGCAGCAGGATAACAGCCACCCGCCTCAGGAAAATCCAATTAATCAGCAGGAGAAGGACACATTGCAAGTTTCCGTTCTTTATCCTCTGGTAGTCTGCGCGCAGCTGGCGGACAGTCAACTGGTTCTGACTGCGGACACGCCGAAGCTATCTCCAGTTAAAAAGCGTCAGCGGCGCGTTTATGTTGCGGACACCTTGCGCTGCTACAGTCTACGTTCCCGGCAAGAGCCCGCGACCAAGGACCCACTCGAAGGTGGCCTAAAGCAGCCGGACGTCGTTCCACCACCCCCGCCTGTCCAGGCGCCCTCTCCCACGCCCACAGAGTCCACAGAATACACACCTCCAG AACAATTTAAATCGGAGTTTTGGAACAGAATTGAAGAGGCTCAAGAGCCAAAGCCTGTTGGAAAGAAGCGACGAACCCCTGGAGGACTCAAAAGAACGCGGGGCAACAAGCTTCTAAAAGAGCTCGAGATCCAATCGCCGGAAACGGCGGCCGCTATTGCGGCAGCACAGGCGGAACTCAACGCCGCAGGAAAGTcgggagcagcaggagcacgGTCCAGCCGCAAGAGGACCAACACGATGTCTCTATACGATCGGCGATTCCAGACGACCACCGAGGAGCGCCGCGTGGCTAACGGATACGGTGGCAATGCTGCGCGATCGGTCACTGGCTCCTCGTCAAACGAGATCGAGTCCCAGGAGCCGCAGAGTCATCAGTATTACGGTCCCAATGGCGGCAGCAATGCCGCGGGAGCAGGCGCAGGCTTGAACGGAAGTGCGGCGGCCCTGAACCATGCCCCTTCCATGGGCACACTGTGCAACATTGGCAACAGTTGCTACTTGAATTCTGTGGTTTACACCCTGCGCTTTGCCCCGCACTTTTTGCACAACCTACACCACCTGATACAGGACTTGAATGTTGTGCAGCAGACGATAGTTCGCCAACAAACGGCCAGGTCTGCGTCCCTCGGCAAAAATGTGAGTGCCGCTCAGTTGGAGCACGCccgcagctggagcagcaaGGATCTGGCCACCAGTACGGATCAGTACAGTGGCCAGAATGGCGGAGTTAATAGCGGAAACGGTGGTAGCGGCTCGAGCAAGTCGACTCATCAGTCGGTAACCGAAAAACTCCATGAACTGTATAACAACCTGCACGGCAACGAGATGGCAGACTCCACGGAGCCCTACCACGCGGACACGCTGCTGCACGCCATTCAGGACGTAAACGCCACCTTTGAAGGTAACCAGCAGCAGGACGCACACGAATTCCTAATGTGCGTGCTTAATTGCATCAGGGAAACGAATCAGTCTTTGATCAAGGCCATTGGCGAGTGTCCTGAGGTCATCGCAAATGG ATACATAGCCAACCCGGATGAGGTCGACACCGGAGAGGGACAGGATCGCACTGATTCGACTGCGTCGCAGAACCTGAACGCTGGCAATGGATCGCTGGCAACTAGTCAAACAACCACGACCAAAACGTCGTTCTTCTCTCGCaaatcaaaaagaaaagacGAGGTCAAGCCATCCAAGTCGACGCGCGTTCAGTCGCCACTCAAGGAGAATAGTCCCACGGCGGGCGGGATAACCGGTGCGGGCACAGCCCATGCCACCGCCAACAGCCTGTTCTACCTGAACACAGTTGATCTCAGCGGCGCCAGCAGCACCAGCGGTAGTGCCAGTACGAGTGCCAGTGGCGTTGTTTCCACAAGTGCAGCGTTGCCCACACCCCCGCAGGCTACAAAATACTCCAGTGACGACGAGATGAATTCCGCCACCGTGCTGAAGGACAAAATGCGACTGGAGGAGCGAATACGGGAGCTCAATCTAAACTTCTTCAGCTCGGACTTCGAAGGCATTGTGGTGCTGACCACCAAGTGCCTCAGTTGCGAGACGATAACGCGGCAAAAGCAGGGCATGCTTGATATTTCTGTGCCGGTGCCGATCTCGGGGTACGACAATGCTGATCTCCAAGACAAACCGAGCACCTACATACAG AATTCCTGCATTACGAAAGAGTATTTCCGCGGGGAGAATAAGTATAGTTGCAACCAGTGCACCGGCTACACCGAAGCCATCCGCTCCATCTCGTACGAGGTGCTGCCGCGGTTACTGGTCATTCAGCTGAATCGCTTCTCTGGCGGCATGGAGAAAGTGAGTACGTACGTGCCGACCACCTTCACTCTGCCCTGTTTCTGCGCCACCTGCTGTGAGCTGGGCGAGGGCAACAAGCTGCACGTTTACAAGCTGTACAGCGTGATCACGCATGTGGGAGCCACCCTGACGGTGGGCCACTACATCGCCTATACGTGCTTCTTGGATCTCGCCAGTGACTATGTCAACTGCCCTAAGGATCGCAGGAATACGATGACGAACTCGCAAACGATGGCTTCGCAAGCAGTGCCCTCCAATGAGAATGCTGCGCCAAACAATGGTAGCAGCTCCGTGGCCAGCACTCCAGTTATTGCAGCAGCTTCGGCATTGGCCTCATCGGGCAACATTTTGATGAAGAAGATGAAGTTCGGTCGCAGCAAGGCCTCCAGCAGTGGTGATATGAGCAAGAACGTTAAGCAGGTTAATGGGATAATCAGCAAGAACATCACCAATGGAATTGGCAAGCTGAGCATAAGCACCACCTGCCAAGGAGTCAACTGCTGTGCCATGAGGCTGTGTTGCACCCAGCAgacgagcagcagcaactcgaCCAGTTGCAGTGATTTCAGCGAGGAGTCCCTGCAAAACGGAAGCAACAGCAATCTCAGCTTCGGAGGATCGGGCAGCACCTATCCCACGGGCTACGGAAGCACGGGTCGCGGTGGTGTCAGAGCCAACTACGCCCACGGAGGTCCTGATCCCATTTGGTATATGTGCGACGACGACAAGATCAAGGCGATGACCCAAAGGGAGTTCGAAGAGCTGCTATCGCCCACACGGAAGATCACAATAACGCCGTATTTGCTCTTTTACGCGCGATTCGATCTGCAGCCGCAGAAGGCGACGCCGCCGATGCCTGGATCATCCACAACGCCTCCGCCACCGTCGTCGGCACAGAGTTCGTGGTCGAATGAAAACGTGTCCAGCGGCTCGCACAAAATTTGA
- the CG11951 gene encoding uncharacterized protein (deletion mutation) yields MKCVFLILAALGLSFAGEGSTYDHFRLPTALRPQSYDVRILTQLENPDDFHFNGTVKIQIEVLQNTHNITLHSKDLTIDDTEITLSQIGGEETTENCITSTAVNPTHDFYILNTCKELLAGQFYELSLPFSAKLQDQLAGYYRSSYVNTVANETRWISVTQFEPAAARLAFPCFDEPGYKASFAITLGYHKKYTGLSNMPVNETRPHESIPDYVWTSFEESLPMSTYLVAYSLNDFSHKPSTLPNGTLFRTWARPNAIDQCDYAAELGPKVLKYYEELFGIKFPLPKVDQIAVPDFSAGAMENWGLVTFAESTLLYSPEYSSQEAKQETANIVAHELAHQWFGNLVTMKWWTDLWLNEGFATYVASLCVEDIHPQWRTLQLESMSNLLTIFRKDSLESSHPISRPIEMTSQISESFDEISYQKGSSVIRMMHLFLGEEAFRTGLKSYLEKYTYKNAEQDNLWESLTQAAHKTGSLPKDYNIKTIMDSWTLQTGYPVINVTRDYTSRTAKLSQERYLLNTDVSRAHKGCWWVPLSYTNQEEKDFNNTAPKEWMECTETGESVPKTIHDLPGPDQWVIFNNQLSAPYKVNYDAQNWKLLIETLNSEDYHSIHVVNRAQLIDDVLYFAWTGEQDYEIALQVISYLERERELLPWKSAFDNLQFVSGILRQTPNFRFFKNFTRRLITPIYEHLNGINDTVASEEQQDKTILKAIVADWACSFEVSDCVTQALSFYRSWRSEANPDEVNPVPLGIRGVVYCTAIKHGCDEDWDFLWTRYQKANVATEKQIILDSLGCSQEVWVLQRYLERNFDGMGDIRKQDSTSVFQAIADSEVGFLLAKKYLMDNVDSISKFYHPQSESMSELLPPLSEQIFTQRDYDEFMNFMASSKDQLKDIEQTISQSLETMLINVQWKERNYERFTRAISKHF; encoded by the exons ATGAAGTGCGTTTTCCTGATACTGGCTGCACTTGGATTAAGTTTTGCGGGGGAAGGTAGCACCTATGACCATTTTCGCTTGCCAACGGCTCTTCGACCACAAAGTTACGATGTTCGCATCCTGACACAATTGGAAAATCCGGACGATTTTCACTTCAACGGAACTGTGAAAATTCAAATAGAAGTTttgcaaaacacacacaatatAACTTTGCACTCAAAGGATCTGACCATCGATGATACGGAAATCACTCTCAGCCAAATTGGCGGAGAAGAGACAACGGAGAACTGCATAACGTCTACGGCAGTGAATCCCACACACGACTTCTACATTCTCAACACGTGTAAGGAGCTATTGGCTGGACAATTTTATGAGCTGAGTTTGCCCTTTTCGGCCAAGTTACAAGATCAACTGGCGGGCTACTACCGAAGTTCCTATGTCAATACAGTGGCCAATGAAACGAG ATGGATCTCCGTTACTCAGTTTGAGCCAGCTGCGGCTCGACTGGCATTTCCCTGCTTCGATGAACCTGGCTACAAGGCATCCTTTGCCATCACCTTGGGTTATCACAAGAAGTACACCGGTCTCAGCAACATGCCCGTGAATGAAACAAGGCCACa TGAATCCATTCCGGATTATGTATGGACCTCGTTCGAGGAATCATTGCCGATGTCCACCTATCTGGTTGCCTATTCCCTAAATGATTTCTCCCACAAACCATCTACTTTACCCAATGGAACTCTTTTTCGCACCTGGGCCAGGCCAAATGCGATCGATCAGTGTGATTATGCCGCGGAGCTTGGACCCAAAGTACTCAAATACTACGAGGAGTTATTCGGCATCAAGTTTCCGCTTCCCAAGGTGGATCAGATCGCTGTGCCGGATTTTAGTGCGGGTGCCATGGAGAACTGGGGTCTGGTTACCTTTGCGGAGAGCACCCTTCTGTATTCCCCGGAGTACTCCTCGCAGGAGGCCAAGCAAGAGACTGCGAATATAGTGGCTCATGAGTTGGCCCACCAGTGGTTTGGCAACCTGGTCACGATGAAGTGGTGGACGGACCTTTGGCTGAACGAGGGATTTGCCACTTATGTGGCCAGTTTGTGTGTGGAGGACATCCATCCACAGTGGCGTACCCTTCAATTGGAATCAATGTCCAACCTTCTTACCATTTTCCGAAAGGACTCTCTGGAGAGTAGTCATCCGATTTCGAGACCCATTGAAATGACTTCGCAGATTTCTGAGAGCTTTGACGAAATCTCTTACCAGAAGGGATCGTCGGTGATTCGCATGATGCACTTGTTCCTGGGCGAGGAAGCGTTCCGAACAGGACTTAAGTCATATCTGGAGAAATACACTTATAAGAACGCCGAGCAGGACAATCTTTGGGAATCTCTTACCCAAGCTGCCCATAAGACTGGTTCTGGAAAGTGTTCCCAAGACCATTCACGATCTGCCAGGACCCGATCAGTGGGTAATCTTTAACAACCAACTTTCGGCGCCGTATAAGGTCAACTACGATGCCCAGAACTGGAAACTTCTGATTGAGACTTTGAACAGCGAGGATTATCATTCCATCCATGTGGTCAACAGGGCCCAGCTCATAGACGATGTCCTGTACTTCGCTTGGACAGGGGAGCAGGACTACGAGATCGCTCTGCAGGTGATCAGCTATCTGGAGAGGGAACGGGAGCTTCTTCCCTGGAAATCGGCCTTCGACAATCTGCAGTTCGTTAGTGGCATTCTTCGACAGACGCCGAACTTTAGGTTTTTCAAG AACTTTACAAGGAGGCTTATCACTCCGATATATGAGCACCTGAATGGCATCAACGATACAGTCGCCTCCGAAGAACAGCAGGACAAGACCATTTTGAAGGCGATAGTGGCGGACTGGGCATGCTCGTTCGAGGTTTCCGATTGCGTTACCCAGGCCTTGAGCTTCTACCGTAGCTGGCGATCAGAGGCTAATCCTGACGAGGTTAACCCAGTGCCGCTGGGCATTCGGGGCGTTGTGTACTGCACGGCGATCAAACATGGCTGTGACGAGGATTGGGATTTCCTGTGGACTCGGTACCAGAAGGCTAATGTGGCCACCGAAAAGCAAATCATTCTGGATTCCCTGGGTTGTTCGCAGGAGGTCTGGGTGCTGCAGAGATATTTGGAAAGGAACTTTGACGGAATGGGGGACATTCGGAAGCAGGATTCAACTTCTGTCTTTCAGGCGATTGCCGATTCGGAAGTAGGgttccttttggccaagaagTACTTGATGGATAACGTGGACTCCATTTCCAAGTT CTACCATCCTCAGTCAGAATCTATGTCTGAACTTCTGCCGCCACTTTCCGAACAAATCTTTACACAAAGGGACTATGATGAGTTTATGAACTTCATGGCCAGTTCCAAGGATCAGCTCAAGGATATAGAACAGACCATCAGTCAAAGTTTGGAGACAATGCTCATCAATGTGCAGTGGAAGGAGCGAAACTATGAGAGGTTCACTCGAGCCATCagtaaacatttttga
- the CG31445 gene encoding uncharacterized protein, isoform A: MKWFLLFVLAIGLDLSVANSISRYNHYRLPTALRPQRYYLRILTLLESPDDLRFAGNVQIVIKALQNTRNITLHSKNLTIDESRITLRQISGAGNMDNCVSSTSVNPTHDYYIFHTCKELLAGNVYKLFLPFSADLTPQLFGYYRSSYKDPVTNKTRWLSATQFEPSSARKAFPCFDEPGFKASFVVTLGYHKQFNALSNMPVREIRPHESLANYIWCEFQESVPMSTYLVAYSVNDFSFKPSTLPNGALFRTWARPNAIDQCDYAAEFGPKVLQYYEEFFGIRYPLPKIDQMAVPDFSAGAMENWGLVKYRESTLLYSPTHSSLADKQDLANVIAHELAHQWFGNLVTMKWWTDLWLNEGFATYVAGLGVQEIYPEWHSRDKGSLTALMTAFRLDSLVSSHPISRPIQMVTEIEESFDAISYQKGSAVLRMMHLFMGEESFRTGLREYLKLYAYKNAEQNNLWESLTTAAHQNGALPGHYDINTIMDSWTLQTGFPVLNITRDYSTGTAEITQERYLRNSQIPQADRVGCWWVPLSYTTQDENDFNNTSPKAWMECSSTDEGVPTTIDHSAGPEEWLILNIQLSTPYKANYDARNWKLLIDTLNSKDFQSIHVINRAQLIDDVLYFAWTGEQDYETALQVTNYLRRERDLIPWKSALDNLKLLNRILRQTPNFGSFKRYMQKLLTPIYEHLHGMNDTFSLMTQQDEVLLKTTVVNVACQYDVSDCVTQAQAYFRRWRAETNPDENHPVPLNLRSTVYCTAISQGTEEDWNFLWSRYRKSNVASERQTILSTLGCSKEVWILQRYMEKSFHPKSAIRKQDSSLCFQAVASREVGFLLAKQYFIENVELIHKYYYPQTRVMSRLLTPLSEQVSTINDLNKFRSFANDSRHFLKGIRQAMQQSLETMLTNVQWMDWNYHKFSRTIRHHL, from the exons ATGAAGTGGTTTCTCTTGTTCGTTCTGGCTATTGGCCTGGATTTATCTGTGGCCAACTCGATTTCTAGGTATAACCACTACCGACTGCCAACTGCCTTAAGACCCCAAAGGTATTACTTACGTATCCTGACACTTTTGGAAAGTCCTGATGATCTCCGTTTCGCTGGAAATGTGCAAATCGTGATTAAAGCACTGCAAAATACCAGGAACATAACGCTGCACTCGAAGAACCTGACCATCGATGAGTCCCGGATCACGCTGCGCCAAATTAGTGGAGCGGGAAATATGGATAATTGTGTATCCTCCACATCCGTTAATCCCACCCACGACTATTACATCTTTCACACCTGCAAGGAACTTTTGGCCGGCAATGTATACAAACTGTTCCTTCCATTCTCGGCTGATCTAACACCTCAACTTTTTGGTTACTACCGCAGTTCGTACAAGGATCCTGTGACCAACAAGACACG CTGGCTGTCTGCGACGCAATTCGAACCATCCTCCGCTCGAAAGGCATTTCCCTGCTTCGATGAACCCGGTTTTAAGGCATCCTTCGTGGTCACTTTGGGCTATCACAAGCAGTTCAATGCACTGAGCAATATGCCCGTAAGGGAAATCAGGCCACA CGAGTCCCTTGCAAACTACATATGGTGCGAGTTCCAGGAGTCGGTGCCAATGTCCACCTATCTGGTGGCATATTCGGTTAATGATTTCTCCTTTAAACCCTCCACTCTGCCAAATGGAGCTCTATTCCGGACTTGGGCCAGACCCAATGCCATAGATCAGTGCGATTATGCCGCGGAGTTTGGACCCAAAGTGCTGCAATACTATGAGGAGTTCTTCGGCATTAGGTATCCGCTTCCCAAGATCGATCAGATGGCTGTTCCGGATTTCAGCGCTGGTGCCATGGAGAACTGGGGTCTGGTCAAATACAGAGAATCCACACTTCTCTACTCGCCAACCCACTCATCACTGGCGGATAAACAGGATCTGGCCAATGTAATAGCTCATGAGTTGGCCCACCAATGGTTCGGTAATCTGGTGACGATGAAGTGGTGGACCGACCTCTGGCTAAACGAGGGATTCGCCACATATGTGGCCGGCTTGGGAGTACAGGAAATCTATCCGGAGTGGCACTCAAGGGATAAGGGCTCGCTGACAGCTCTGATGACCGCCTTTCGCCTGGACTCACTGGTTAGCAGCCATCCCATATCGAGGCCCATTCAAATGGTGACGGAGATCGAGGAAAGCTTTGATGCCATCTCTTACCAAAAGGGATCCGCAGTGTTACGAATGATGCACTTGTTCATGGGCGAGGAGTCCTTCCGTACGGGGCTAAGGGAGTATCTTAAGCTTTACGCCTACAAGAATGCCGAACAGAATAATCTATGGGAGTCACTGACCACAGCAGCTCATCAAAATGGAGCTCTACCCGGGCACTATGACATAAATACCATTATGGACTCGTGGACTCTGCAAACCGG ATTTCCTGTGCTTAATATTACCCGTGACTATTCGACTGGAACCGCTGAGATTACCCAGGAACGTTACTTGCGCAATTCCCAGATACCACAAGCCGACCGCGTTGGCTGCTGGTGGGTGCCACTGAGCTATACCACCCAGGATGAGAATGACTTCAATAACACGTCACCCAAGGCGTGGATGGAGTGCAGCAGTACGGACGAAGGTGTGCCTACGACCATTGATCATTCAGCTGGACCCGAAGAATGGCTGATCCTCAACATACAGTTGTCGACTCCTTACAAGGCCAACTATGATGCCAGAAACTGGAAGCTGTTGATTGATACTTTGAACAGCAAAGATTTCCAGAGCATTCACGTGATCAACAGAGCCCAGCTTATAGACGATGTTCTGTACTTCGCCTGGACGGGGGAACAGGACTACGAAACCGCACTGCAAGTGACCAACTATTTGCGGAGGGAACGAGACCTTATTCCTTGGAAATCAGCCCTGGACAATTTGAAGTTGTTGAACCGCATTCTGCGACAAACTCCCAACTTTGGGTCATTTAAA CGCTACATGCAGAAGCTTCTTACTCCGATCTACGAGCACCTGCACGGCATGAACGACACCTTTAGTTTGATGACGCAGCAGGATGAGGTCCTTTTGAAGACCACGGTGGTCAATGTGGCGTGCCAGTACGATGTTTCCGATTGTGTGACCCAGGCGCAGGCCTATTTTCGCCGATGGCGGGCAGAGACCAATCCTGACGAGAACCATCCGGTTCCATTAAACCTTCGCAGCACAGTGTACTGCACCGCAATAAGTCAAGGCACAGAGGAGGATTGGAACTTCCTGTGGTCGCGGTACCGGAAATCAAATGTGGCATCCGAGAGGCAGACCATCTTGAGTACCCTGGGCTGCTCGAAGGAGGTTTGGATACTGCAGCGTTACATGGAAAAGTCCTTCCACCCCAAGAGCGCCATTCGCAAGCAGGACTCATCGCTGTGCTTTCAGGCGGTGGCCTCCAGAGAGGTGGGCTTCCTCCTGGCCAAGCAGTACTTCATAGAGAATGTTGAGCTTATCCACAAATA CTATTATCCGCAGACGAGAGTCATGTCCCGACTGTTGACGCCGTTATCCGAGCAAGTTAGCACAATAAATGATCTGAACAAGTTCAGGTCCTTTGCCAACGATTCCCGACATTTCCTGAAGGGCATTCGTCAGGCGATGCAGCAGAGCCTGGAGACGATGCTCACGAATGTGCAGTGGATGGATTGGAACTATCATAAATTCTCACGGACTATACGCCACCATTTGTAA